The Bacteroidota bacterium genomic sequence AATAAACTATTCAACAGGAGGAATAGCAATCCAACTTGTATAACCCGATTTAGAAAAGAATAATTCATGATTATACCAAAGTTACGAATAAATATCAATCTGTAAGAAAAATTTTCATTTAATTATTTTTAATTCATGACTCTCAAAATCCTTATTACAGGTGCTTCAGGAACAATAGGCACAAAGCTTTTGACTTTCCTACAAAAAAATGGGAATGAGGTAATTGTTTGGGATAGGACAACTACATCGATAGATGACTATTGGCAAATGGAAAGCTTTATTGTAAATCATAATGTTGATGCGTTTATCCATTTAGCTGCTATCACATCATTTGATGAGGAAAAAAGGAAATTGAGTTGGCAGGTAAATTATGATTGGCCATCTGAATTAGCCTGGATTTGTAAAAAACATCATATTAAATTTATTTTCATTTCTTCAAATATGGTTTTTAGTGTTGGAAACAATGGTCCATATTTTCCCGATTCCGTAGCCGATGAGACCCAAGGATATGGTTTTGAAAAACGAAAAGCTGAAGAAAAAGTAATTGCACAAAA encodes the following:
- a CDS encoding sugar nucleotide-binding protein — protein: MTLKILITGASGTIGTKLLTFLQKNGNEVIVWDRTTTSIDDYWQMESFIVNHNVDAFIHLAAITSFDEEKRKLSWQVNYDWPSELAWICKKHHIKFIFISSNMVFSVGNNGPYFPDSVADETQGYGFEKRKAEEKVIAQNPDSVILRLGWQIADQGDNSMLTFLDSEMNMKGEIRASHLWLPSCSFVDDTTDIINQSIHFPKGIYHMNSNTNLTFFEIVSALKSFYNKDWNIVQTEDIIGDQRMIDTRIQINPLDEKFN